Proteins encoded in a region of the Orcinus orca chromosome 8, mOrcOrc1.1, whole genome shotgun sequence genome:
- the WDR74 gene encoding WD repeat-containing protein 74 isoform X3, with protein sequence MCVNLQRKQAANFTPSGQPRREEAVSALCWGAGGETQILVGCADGTVKHFSTEEGRFQGQRHCSGGEGIFRGLAQVDGTLITCVDSGILRVWHDNDKEASSDPLLELRVGPGVCRMRQDPARPHMVATGGKENALKVWDLQGSEEPVFRAKNVRNDWLDLRVPIWDQDIQFLPESQKLVTCTGYHQVRVYDPASPQRRPVLEATYGEYPLTAMTLTPGGNSVIVGNTHGQLAEIDLRQGRLLVCLKGLAGSVRGLQCHPSKPLLASCGLDRVLRVHRIRNPRGLDHKVYLKSQLNCLLLSGRDNWEDEPHEPQEPNKVPSEDTETDELWASLEAAAKRKLPGLEQSQGALQTRQRKKKRPGSTSS encoded by the exons ATGT GCGTGAATCTTCAGCGCAAACAAGCGGCCAACTTCACGCCGTCGGGACAGCCGCGGCGCGAGGAGGCGGTGAGCGCCCTGTGTTGGGGCGCGGGCGGCGAGACTCAG ATCCTGGTGGGCTGTGCGGATGGGACAGTGAAGCACTTCAGCACCGAGGAGGGCAGGTTCCAGGGTCAGAGGCACTGCTCCGGAGGGGAGGGCATATTCCGAGGCCTCGCCCAAGTCGACGG CACCCTCATCACATGTGTGGATTCTGGGATTCTTCGAGTCTGGCATGACAATGACAAGGAGGCATCCTCTGACCCT CTCTTGGAACTAAGGGTGGGCCCTGGGGTGTGTAGGATGCGCCAAGACCCAGCGCGCCCCCACATGGTTGCCACAGGTGGGAAGGAGAATGCTCTGAAGGTGTGGGACCTGCAGGGCTCTGAGGAGCCTGTGTTCAGGGCCAAGAAC GTACGGAATGATTGGCTCGACCTGCGGGTTCCCATCTGGGACCAGGACATACAGTTCCTCCCTGAGTCACAGAAGCTCGTCACCTGTACAGGGTACCACCAG GTCCGCGTCTATGATCCAGCCTCCCCCCAGCGCAGGCCGGTCCTCGAGGCCACCTACGGAGAGTACCCACTGACAGCCATGACCCTCACTCCTGGGGGCAA TTCGGTGATTGTGGGGAACACTCATGGGCAGCTGGCAGAAATTGACCTTCGGCAGG GGCGCCTACTGGTCTGTCTGAAGGGGCTGGCGGGCAGCGTCCGAGGGTTGCAGTGCCACCCTTCAAAGCCCCTTCTAGCCTCCTGTGGCTTGGACAGAGTCTTGAGGGTACACAGGATCCGGAATCCACGGGGCCTGGACCATAAG GTTTACCTCAAATCTCAACTGAACTGCCTCCTGCTGTCAGGCAGGGATAACTGGGAG GATGAACCCCACGAGCCTCAAGAGCCCAACAAGGTGCCCTCagaagacacagagacagatgAACTCTGGGCTTCCTTGGAGGCAGCTGCCAAGCGGAAACTCCCCGGTTTGGAGCAGTCCCAAGGCGCCCTccaaaccagacagagaaagaagaagaggccTGGGTCCACCAGCTCCTGA
- the WDR74 gene encoding WD repeat-containing protein 74 isoform X4, with product MRQDPARPHMVATGGKENALKVWDLQGSEEPVFRAKNVRNDWLDLRVPIWDQDIQFLPESQKLVTCTGYHQVRVYDPASPQRRPVLEATYGEYPLTAMTLTPGGNSVIVGNTHGQLAEIDLRQGRLLVCLKGLAGSVRGLQCHPSKPLLASCGLDRVLRVHRIRNPRGLDHKVYLKSQLNCLLLSGRDNWEDEPHEPQEPNKVPSEDTETDELWASLEAAAKRKLPGLEQSQGALQTRQRKKKRPGSTSS from the exons ATGCGCCAAGACCCAGCGCGCCCCCACATGGTTGCCACAGGTGGGAAGGAGAATGCTCTGAAGGTGTGGGACCTGCAGGGCTCTGAGGAGCCTGTGTTCAGGGCCAAGAAC GTACGGAATGATTGGCTCGACCTGCGGGTTCCCATCTGGGACCAGGACATACAGTTCCTCCCTGAGTCACAGAAGCTCGTCACCTGTACAGGGTACCACCAG GTCCGCGTCTATGATCCAGCCTCCCCCCAGCGCAGGCCGGTCCTCGAGGCCACCTACGGAGAGTACCCACTGACAGCCATGACCCTCACTCCTGGGGGCAA TTCGGTGATTGTGGGGAACACTCATGGGCAGCTGGCAGAAATTGACCTTCGGCAGG GGCGCCTACTGGTCTGTCTGAAGGGGCTGGCGGGCAGCGTCCGAGGGTTGCAGTGCCACCCTTCAAAGCCCCTTCTAGCCTCCTGTGGCTTGGACAGAGTCTTGAGGGTACACAGGATCCGGAATCCACGGGGCCTGGACCATAAG GTTTACCTCAAATCTCAACTGAACTGCCTCCTGCTGTCAGGCAGGGATAACTGGGAG GATGAACCCCACGAGCCTCAAGAGCCCAACAAGGTGCCCTCagaagacacagagacagatgAACTCTGGGCTTCCTTGGAGGCAGCTGCCAAGCGGAAACTCCCCGGTTTGGAGCAGTCCCAAGGCGCCCTccaaaccagacagagaaagaagaagaggccTGGGTCCACCAGCTCCTGA
- the WDR74 gene encoding WD repeat-containing protein 74 isoform X1 gives MRRPHTTFTTKNNSRSPSACRSGDATQSKIKEVFKKAIRKNSVNLQRKQAANFTPSGQPRREEAVSALCWGAGGETQILVGCADGTVKHFSTEEGRFQGQRHCSGGEGIFRGLAQVDGTLITCVDSGILRVWHDNDKEASSDPLLELRVGPGVCRMRQDPARPHMVATGGKENALKVWDLQGSEEPVFRAKNVRNDWLDLRVPIWDQDIQFLPESQKLVTCTGYHQVRVYDPASPQRRPVLEATYGEYPLTAMTLTPGGNSVIVGNTHGQLAEIDLRQGRLLVCLKGLAGSVRGLQCHPSKPLLASCGLDRVLRVHRIRNPRGLDHKVYLKSQLNCLLLSGRDNWEDEPHEPQEPNKVPSEDTETDELWASLEAAAKRKLPGLEQSQGALQTRQRKKKRPGSTSS, from the exons ATGAGAAGGCCGCACACCACCTTCACAACAAAGAATAATTCTCGCTCGCCGTCCGCGTGCAGGAGTGGAGATGCAACGCAATCAAAAAtaaaggaagtttttaaaaaagccatcAGAAAGAATA GCGTGAATCTTCAGCGCAAACAAGCGGCCAACTTCACGCCGTCGGGACAGCCGCGGCGCGAGGAGGCGGTGAGCGCCCTGTGTTGGGGCGCGGGCGGCGAGACTCAG ATCCTGGTGGGCTGTGCGGATGGGACAGTGAAGCACTTCAGCACCGAGGAGGGCAGGTTCCAGGGTCAGAGGCACTGCTCCGGAGGGGAGGGCATATTCCGAGGCCTCGCCCAAGTCGACGG CACCCTCATCACATGTGTGGATTCTGGGATTCTTCGAGTCTGGCATGACAATGACAAGGAGGCATCCTCTGACCCT CTCTTGGAACTAAGGGTGGGCCCTGGGGTGTGTAGGATGCGCCAAGACCCAGCGCGCCCCCACATGGTTGCCACAGGTGGGAAGGAGAATGCTCTGAAGGTGTGGGACCTGCAGGGCTCTGAGGAGCCTGTGTTCAGGGCCAAGAAC GTACGGAATGATTGGCTCGACCTGCGGGTTCCCATCTGGGACCAGGACATACAGTTCCTCCCTGAGTCACAGAAGCTCGTCACCTGTACAGGGTACCACCAG GTCCGCGTCTATGATCCAGCCTCCCCCCAGCGCAGGCCGGTCCTCGAGGCCACCTACGGAGAGTACCCACTGACAGCCATGACCCTCACTCCTGGGGGCAA TTCGGTGATTGTGGGGAACACTCATGGGCAGCTGGCAGAAATTGACCTTCGGCAGG GGCGCCTACTGGTCTGTCTGAAGGGGCTGGCGGGCAGCGTCCGAGGGTTGCAGTGCCACCCTTCAAAGCCCCTTCTAGCCTCCTGTGGCTTGGACAGAGTCTTGAGGGTACACAGGATCCGGAATCCACGGGGCCTGGACCATAAG GTTTACCTCAAATCTCAACTGAACTGCCTCCTGCTGTCAGGCAGGGATAACTGGGAG GATGAACCCCACGAGCCTCAAGAGCCCAACAAGGTGCCCTCagaagacacagagacagatgAACTCTGGGCTTCCTTGGAGGCAGCTGCCAAGCGGAAACTCCCCGGTTTGGAGCAGTCCCAAGGCGCCCTccaaaccagacagagaaagaagaagaggccTGGGTCCACCAGCTCCTGA
- the WDR74 gene encoding WD repeat-containing protein 74 isoform X2 codes for MAAAAARWNHVWVGTDTGILKGVNLQRKQAANFTPSGQPRREEAVSALCWGAGGETQILVGCADGTVKHFSTEEGRFQGQRHCSGGEGIFRGLAQVDGTLITCVDSGILRVWHDNDKEASSDPLLELRVGPGVCRMRQDPARPHMVATGGKENALKVWDLQGSEEPVFRAKNVRNDWLDLRVPIWDQDIQFLPESQKLVTCTGYHQVRVYDPASPQRRPVLEATYGEYPLTAMTLTPGGNSVIVGNTHGQLAEIDLRQGRLLVCLKGLAGSVRGLQCHPSKPLLASCGLDRVLRVHRIRNPRGLDHKVYLKSQLNCLLLSGRDNWEDEPHEPQEPNKVPSEDTETDELWASLEAAAKRKLPGLEQSQGALQTRQRKKKRPGSTSS; via the exons ATGGCTGCTGCGGCAGCACGCTGGAATCATGTGTGGGTCGGCACCGACACCGGCATCCTGaaag GCGTGAATCTTCAGCGCAAACAAGCGGCCAACTTCACGCCGTCGGGACAGCCGCGGCGCGAGGAGGCGGTGAGCGCCCTGTGTTGGGGCGCGGGCGGCGAGACTCAG ATCCTGGTGGGCTGTGCGGATGGGACAGTGAAGCACTTCAGCACCGAGGAGGGCAGGTTCCAGGGTCAGAGGCACTGCTCCGGAGGGGAGGGCATATTCCGAGGCCTCGCCCAAGTCGACGG CACCCTCATCACATGTGTGGATTCTGGGATTCTTCGAGTCTGGCATGACAATGACAAGGAGGCATCCTCTGACCCT CTCTTGGAACTAAGGGTGGGCCCTGGGGTGTGTAGGATGCGCCAAGACCCAGCGCGCCCCCACATGGTTGCCACAGGTGGGAAGGAGAATGCTCTGAAGGTGTGGGACCTGCAGGGCTCTGAGGAGCCTGTGTTCAGGGCCAAGAAC GTACGGAATGATTGGCTCGACCTGCGGGTTCCCATCTGGGACCAGGACATACAGTTCCTCCCTGAGTCACAGAAGCTCGTCACCTGTACAGGGTACCACCAG GTCCGCGTCTATGATCCAGCCTCCCCCCAGCGCAGGCCGGTCCTCGAGGCCACCTACGGAGAGTACCCACTGACAGCCATGACCCTCACTCCTGGGGGCAA TTCGGTGATTGTGGGGAACACTCATGGGCAGCTGGCAGAAATTGACCTTCGGCAGG GGCGCCTACTGGTCTGTCTGAAGGGGCTGGCGGGCAGCGTCCGAGGGTTGCAGTGCCACCCTTCAAAGCCCCTTCTAGCCTCCTGTGGCTTGGACAGAGTCTTGAGGGTACACAGGATCCGGAATCCACGGGGCCTGGACCATAAG GTTTACCTCAAATCTCAACTGAACTGCCTCCTGCTGTCAGGCAGGGATAACTGGGAG GATGAACCCCACGAGCCTCAAGAGCCCAACAAGGTGCCCTCagaagacacagagacagatgAACTCTGGGCTTCCTTGGAGGCAGCTGCCAAGCGGAAACTCCCCGGTTTGGAGCAGTCCCAAGGCGCCCTccaaaccagacagagaaagaagaagaggccTGGGTCCACCAGCTCCTGA